A window from Cellulomonas sp. C5510 encodes these proteins:
- a CDS encoding beta-galactosidase has product MTASSPAAPAAPTTGGHARPVRPVLSAGLAFGGDYNPEQWTPDVWREDVRLMQEAGVTIVTVGVFSWGLLEPREGEYDWAWLDEVLGLLHDAGIAVDLATPTAAPPSWLLRRHPELLPVDAHLVPLHPGGRLGWCPSNRVFREYALRMTTALADRYGSHPAVRLWHVSNELGGGNARCWCDVSAAAFRRWLQRRHGSLDALNAAWGTAFWGHRFGDWEEIEPPRGHRDVPNPGLFLDYERFSSDELLDHYRAEAAVLRERSEAPVTTNFMVGVGPHVVDYAAWAREVDVVATDHYTLVADPRRAQELAFAGDRVRGMSRDRAPWLLMEHSTGAPSWQERNRAKAPGEILRNALAHVARGSDGALFFQWRASTAGTEQFHSAMLPHAGTGTRVWREVVELGQVLRRIGHVAGSPVEPARVALLVDDESGWALQQGLKPHRALRYSREPRLWHGLLWDRQVLVDVLPADAELDGYALVIVPNLFVTDAERAARLERYVADGGTALITYLSGIVDRDSRVIPGGYPGAYRDWLGVWTEELRPLQRDEVVHLDDGSAVHEWTEDTVLDGAEAVLRYADGDGAGRAAVTRHRHGAGTVWYVGARLPEATAGAVLDQVVAGLDLRPAAEAPPGVEAVRRVTPEGGVLFLVNHTDADAEVVTTGTDLVTGRAVGPVLTLAAGACAVVEESGATPGTAAAATVATHDDTRGNR; this is encoded by the coding sequence GTGACCGCGTCCTCGCCCGCCGCGCCCGCTGCGCCCACCACGGGCGGCCACGCCCGGCCAGTCCGCCCCGTCCTGAGCGCGGGACTCGCGTTCGGGGGCGACTACAACCCCGAGCAGTGGACGCCCGACGTCTGGCGCGAGGACGTCCGCCTCATGCAGGAGGCCGGCGTCACGATCGTCACCGTCGGCGTCTTCTCGTGGGGGCTGCTGGAGCCGCGCGAGGGCGAGTACGACTGGGCCTGGCTCGACGAGGTGCTCGGCCTGCTGCACGACGCCGGGATCGCGGTCGACCTGGCGACGCCCACCGCCGCTCCCCCGAGCTGGCTCCTGCGCCGGCACCCCGAGCTCCTGCCGGTCGACGCGCACCTCGTCCCGCTGCACCCCGGCGGCCGCCTCGGCTGGTGCCCGAGCAACCGGGTGTTCCGGGAGTACGCGCTGCGGATGACCACCGCGCTGGCGGACCGCTACGGCTCGCACCCCGCGGTGCGGCTCTGGCACGTCAGCAACGAGCTGGGCGGCGGCAACGCGCGCTGCTGGTGCGACGTCTCCGCGGCGGCGTTCCGCCGCTGGCTGCAGCGGCGCCACGGCAGCCTCGACGCGCTGAACGCCGCCTGGGGCACGGCGTTCTGGGGCCACCGGTTCGGCGACTGGGAGGAGATCGAGCCGCCGCGCGGCCACCGCGACGTGCCGAACCCCGGGCTGTTCCTCGACTACGAGCGGTTCTCCTCCGACGAGCTGCTCGACCACTACCGGGCCGAGGCCGCGGTGCTGCGGGAGCGCAGCGAGGCGCCCGTCACCACCAACTTCATGGTCGGCGTCGGGCCGCACGTCGTCGACTACGCCGCGTGGGCCCGGGAGGTCGACGTCGTCGCCACCGACCACTACACGCTCGTGGCCGACCCCCGGCGCGCGCAGGAGCTGGCGTTCGCGGGCGACCGCGTCCGCGGCATGTCGCGCGACCGCGCCCCGTGGCTGCTCATGGAGCACTCCACCGGCGCGCCCAGCTGGCAGGAGCGCAACCGGGCCAAGGCCCCCGGGGAGATCCTGCGCAACGCGCTCGCGCACGTCGCCCGCGGCTCCGACGGTGCCCTGTTCTTCCAGTGGCGCGCGTCGACCGCCGGGACCGAGCAGTTCCACTCGGCGATGCTGCCGCACGCCGGCACGGGCACCCGCGTCTGGCGGGAGGTCGTCGAGCTCGGTCAGGTGCTGCGGCGCATCGGCCACGTCGCCGGCTCCCCGGTCGAGCCCGCGCGCGTCGCCCTGCTGGTCGACGACGAGTCGGGCTGGGCGCTGCAGCAGGGTCTCAAGCCGCACCGCGCCCTGCGCTACTCCCGCGAGCCCCGCCTGTGGCACGGCCTGCTGTGGGACCGCCAGGTGCTCGTGGACGTGCTGCCCGCCGACGCGGAGCTCGACGGGTACGCCCTGGTGATCGTGCCGAACCTCTTCGTCACCGACGCGGAGCGCGCCGCCCGCCTGGAGCGGTACGTCGCCGACGGCGGCACGGCGCTGATCACGTACCTCTCGGGGATCGTCGACCGGGACTCCCGCGTCATCCCCGGCGGGTACCCGGGCGCGTACCGCGACTGGCTCGGCGTCTGGACCGAGGAGCTCCGGCCGCTGCAGCGCGACGAGGTCGTGCACCTGGACGACGGCAGCGCCGTGCACGAGTGGACCGAGGACACCGTGCTGGACGGCGCCGAGGCGGTCCTGCGGTACGCCGACGGCGACGGCGCCGGTCGCGCCGCCGTCACCCGGCACCGGCACGGCGCGGGCACCGTCTGGTACGTCGGCGCCCGGCTCCCCGAGGCCACCGCCGGCGCGGTGCTCGACCAGGTCGTCGCCGGGCTCGACCTGCGGCCGGCCGCCGAGGCGCCGCCCGGGGTCGAGGCGGTCCGCCGCGTCACGCCGGAGGGCGGAGTCCTGTTCCTCGTCAACCACACCGACGCGGACGCCGAGGTCGTCACCACCGGGACGGACCTGGTCACAGGACGCGCGGTCGGCCCGGTGCTGACACTCGCCGCAGGCGCCTGTGCCGTGGTCGAGGAGTCCGGCGCGACGCCCGGCACCGCGGCGGCCGCGACCGTCGCGACGCACGACGACACGAGAGGCAACCGGTGA
- a CDS encoding LacI family DNA-binding transcriptional regulator — MQPTRTPPAGVVVGAVVRRTRGHRGLAPFHTALFDGMEHVLGEHGGHLLVHLVATAEEETATYERWAAAGTVSAVLVSDLVTDDPRIGLCRDLGLAVVLLGEHDRTDVTRIDVDNDAAMGAAVDFLVRLGHTRIGRVSGPPELFHTQIRTRAFTRHVAAAGVHGTAVEGDYSADSGAAALRELLAADPGVTAVMFDNDVMAVAALDAAAALGRRVPQDLSLLAWDDSPECRLAHPPLSVVARDIRGLGLRSAEVLLAPEPVRVVQARGVVVVPRGSTAPPAPTGQPGQPGRPGQPSRVTSSTSA, encoded by the coding sequence ATGCAGCCCACCCGGACGCCGCCCGCCGGCGTCGTCGTCGGCGCCGTGGTCCGGCGGACCCGCGGGCACCGCGGCCTCGCCCCGTTCCACACGGCGCTGTTCGACGGCATGGAGCACGTGCTCGGCGAGCACGGCGGCCACCTGCTGGTCCACCTGGTCGCGACGGCCGAGGAGGAGACCGCCACCTACGAGCGGTGGGCGGCGGCCGGGACGGTCTCGGCGGTGCTGGTCAGCGACCTGGTGACGGACGACCCCCGCATCGGGCTGTGCCGGGACCTCGGCCTGGCCGTGGTGCTGCTGGGTGAGCACGACCGCACGGACGTGACCCGCATCGACGTCGACAACGACGCCGCGATGGGCGCGGCCGTGGACTTCCTGGTCCGCCTCGGGCACACCCGCATCGGCCGGGTCTCCGGGCCGCCGGAGCTGTTCCACACCCAGATCCGCACCCGGGCCTTCACGCGGCACGTCGCCGCCGCGGGCGTGCACGGGACGGCCGTCGAGGGCGACTACAGCGCCGACTCCGGTGCGGCCGCGTTGCGGGAGCTGCTGGCCGCCGACCCCGGCGTCACCGCCGTGATGTTCGACAACGACGTCATGGCGGTGGCCGCGCTCGACGCCGCTGCGGCGCTCGGCCGGCGCGTGCCGCAGGATCTGTCCCTGCTCGCCTGGGACGACTCGCCCGAGTGCCGGCTGGCGCACCCGCCGCTGTCCGTCGTGGCGCGTGACATCCGCGGGCTCGGGCTCCGGTCCGCCGAGGTGCTCCTGGCGCCGGAGCCGGTGCGGGTCGTCCAGGCCCGGGGGGTGGTCGTCGTGCCCCGCGGGTCGACGGCCCCGCCCGCCCCGACCGGGCAGCCCGGTCAGCCGGGCCGGCCCGGTCAGCCCTCGCGCGTCACCTCCAGCACGAGCGCCTGA
- a CDS encoding ROK family transcriptional regulator: MAQATTEAVSPRTPDGWPVLNQAERAALREVLIRGPQSRTEIAQRLGLSRASLTRVTRTLVAHGLVGEVGVELRGRTGRPSELLQARTDTYRLLGVKLTADVLYAAVTDLTARVVATSEEPIASRAFEDVVDQLAALVARERATHPGLRAVGVCLAGDLLGSGRDQVVVSSPYLGWTDVRMSAALADRTGLPVTTENDVRALTAAEHWFGAGAGCRSLALLTVGTGLGFGLVVDDRMIQGATGRAGRLDHLRIDPSGPICGLGHRGCASVYLVSSAIAAALGSPGTTYEEAVALAERGNPAAVLAFREAGRALGVLIATVANTLDPEKIVLTGDGLAVMRLAPDAVWAAVAQHRDPQDAVTPLDVQPFDFTEWARAGAVTAVRAYLESAS; encoded by the coding sequence ATGGCGCAGGCGACGACCGAGGCGGTCTCCCCCCGCACGCCGGACGGGTGGCCGGTGCTCAACCAGGCCGAGCGCGCCGCCCTGCGCGAGGTGCTGATCCGCGGCCCCCAGTCGCGCACGGAGATCGCCCAGCGCCTCGGGCTGTCCCGTGCCAGCCTCACCCGCGTCACCCGCACCCTGGTCGCGCACGGGCTGGTGGGTGAGGTCGGCGTCGAGCTCCGCGGCCGCACCGGACGCCCCAGCGAGCTGCTCCAGGCCCGCACCGACACCTACCGGCTGCTCGGCGTGAAGCTCACCGCCGACGTGCTGTACGCGGCCGTCACCGACCTCACCGCCCGCGTGGTCGCCACGTCCGAGGAGCCGATCGCGTCGCGGGCGTTCGAGGACGTCGTCGACCAGCTCGCGGCCCTCGTCGCGCGGGAGCGGGCGACGCACCCCGGCCTGCGGGCGGTCGGCGTGTGCCTCGCCGGCGACCTGCTCGGGTCCGGGCGGGACCAGGTCGTCGTGTCCTCGCCGTACCTCGGGTGGACCGACGTGCGCATGAGCGCCGCCCTCGCGGACCGCACCGGGCTGCCGGTGACCACCGAGAACGACGTGCGCGCCCTCACGGCGGCCGAGCACTGGTTCGGCGCCGGCGCCGGGTGCCGCTCGCTGGCACTGCTCACCGTCGGTACCGGCCTCGGGTTCGGGCTCGTGGTCGACGACCGCATGATCCAGGGCGCCACGGGCCGGGCGGGGCGGCTGGACCACCTGCGCATCGACCCCTCGGGGCCCATCTGCGGGCTCGGCCACCGCGGCTGCGCGAGCGTCTACCTGGTGAGCAGCGCGATCGCCGCGGCACTCGGCAGCCCCGGGACGACGTACGAGGAGGCCGTCGCCCTCGCCGAGCGCGGCAACCCCGCCGCGGTGCTCGCGTTCCGGGAGGCCGGGCGCGCGCTCGGCGTCCTCATCGCCACGGTCGCGAACACCCTGGACCCCGAGAAGATCGTGCTCACCGGCGACGGCCTCGCCGTGATGCGCCTGGCACCGGACGCGGTGTGGGCGGCCGTCGCCCAGCACCGGGACCCGCAGGACGCGGTGACCCCCCTGGACGTGCAGCCGTTCGACTTCACGGAGTGGGCGCGCGCCGGCGCCGTCACGGCCGTGCGGGCGTACCTCGAGTCCGCGTCCTGA
- a CDS encoding ROK family transcriptional regulator: protein MSQVRGHPASRGAVLDALRLRGSASRAELAGLTGLTQATISHVVRSLLDDGLLRETGEREFTGGKPRVLLTLEVRAICALGVQLAADWVVVTVVDAVGAMIGRARVRGARDREPVEVLEQVARVVGELLVTTGVDAARIVGVGLATPGLLDVDRGLILRSRSLPGWGGYPLRVELERLTGLPVVVDNDASAAALGQFWGGTSADSRAHCTIHMGASVGAGIVLDGAVLRGASSNTGAIGHLSVRRGSVWRGRAVEDVVVPRSVAERARALVATGTATRIRLDPGGDWDNDFDAVATAAVQGDEVALELIEESAEHLGDAVLALTDLLDLDSVVLAGPAFAVAGTVYLRHLEQRLSREAFAADRHPVRVALSQQVADAAAVGAASLVLQQALSPR, encoded by the coding sequence ATGAGCCAGGTCCGGGGGCACCCCGCGAGCAGGGGGGCCGTCCTCGACGCGCTGCGGCTGCGCGGGTCGGCCAGCCGGGCGGAGCTCGCCGGGCTCACCGGGCTGACGCAGGCGACGATCTCGCACGTCGTGCGCTCGCTGCTGGACGACGGGCTGCTGCGGGAGACCGGCGAGCGCGAGTTCACGGGCGGCAAGCCGCGCGTGCTGCTCACCCTGGAGGTCCGGGCGATCTGCGCCCTGGGCGTCCAGCTCGCGGCCGACTGGGTCGTCGTGACCGTCGTCGACGCGGTGGGCGCCATGATCGGCCGCGCGCGGGTGCGCGGCGCCCGGGACCGCGAGCCGGTCGAGGTGCTGGAGCAGGTCGCCCGCGTGGTCGGGGAGCTGCTCGTGACCACCGGCGTCGACGCCGCCCGCATCGTCGGGGTCGGCCTGGCGACGCCCGGGCTGCTCGACGTCGACCGCGGCCTCATCCTGCGGTCCCGCTCGCTGCCGGGTTGGGGCGGCTACCCGCTGCGCGTCGAGCTGGAGCGGCTCACCGGCCTGCCGGTCGTGGTCGACAACGACGCCAGCGCCGCCGCGCTCGGGCAGTTCTGGGGCGGGACGAGCGCCGACTCGCGCGCGCACTGCACCATCCACATGGGCGCCAGCGTCGGCGCCGGCATCGTGCTCGACGGCGCCGTGCTGCGGGGCGCGAGCTCCAACACCGGGGCGATCGGGCACCTGAGCGTGCGGCGCGGCAGCGTGTGGCGGGGGCGTGCCGTCGAGGACGTCGTCGTGCCACGGTCGGTCGCGGAGCGGGCGCGGGCGCTGGTCGCGACCGGCACCGCGACGCGCATCCGGCTGGACCCGGGCGGCGACTGGGACAACGACTTCGACGCCGTGGCGACGGCCGCCGTGCAGGGCGACGAGGTCGCGCTCGAGCTCATCGAGGAGTCCGCCGAGCACCTCGGCGACGCCGTGCTCGCGCTCACCGACCTGCTGGACCTCGACTCGGTGGTCCTCGCCGGGCCGGCGTTCGCGGTCGCCGGGACGGTGTACCTGCGCCACCTGGAGCAGCGGCTCTCCCGGGAGGCGTTCGCGGCCGACCGGCACCCCGTGCGGGTGGCGCTCTCGCAGCAGGTCGCGGACGCCGCGGCCGTCGGGGCGGCGTCCCTCGTGCTGCAGCAGGCGCTCTCGCCGCGCTGA
- a CDS encoding alpha-galactosidase, giving the protein MTTLTRPDAAQDDGHDAQPPAPRLHRLRRAGVDVVLSVPATGLPEVLHWGPDLGDLGDGAELRSALGRTVSSSALDAPWPLTLLPGEHDGWAGRPGFAGSREGQLLLPAWGATQVETGDGVLDLTATADGLLLRTRLHLDHAGVLRVRHELENTGATPVDVAALEASVPVGDAAAELLDLTGRWTRERSPQRRPLTQGSHARETRRGRTGHDAPTLLVAGTPGFGSGRGEVWAVHLAWSADAVYRVDALPEAPTVLGAGVLLRPGEVQLAAGERLRTPDAVFVWSDAGLDGLGDRLHASLRARPGHPRGARPVTLNTWEAVYFRHDLPALTRLAEVAADVGVERFVLDDGWFHGRRDDRRGLGDWWTDAGVWPDGLAPLAGVVHGLGMELGLWVEPEMVNPDSELARAHPEWLLHPAGAPGRTWRHQHVLDVARPEVAAYLLKAISAVVTASGVGYLKWDQNRDLLEAVHDGQAGVVRHTEAVYALIDAVRERHPGLEVESCASGGARVDLGILERTDRVWASDTNDPLERLEIQRWTELLVPPELIGSHVGPERAHTTRRVSDLGLRIAVALVGSAGVEWDITGCTPAELDQLRSGIAAYRRLRGLLHTGSVRHPEQPDPGLQVTQVVAPDRSAAVVRVARTTTGPRALPTVLRVPGLDAAGRYRVRPVPELVLPATLDVQPPPWLARGEVQLGGAALAGAGVRLPLLAPGQALVLEVTREG; this is encoded by the coding sequence GTGACCACGCTGACCCGCCCCGACGCGGCGCAGGACGACGGGCACGACGCGCAGCCCCCCGCGCCACGCCTGCACCGGCTGCGGCGCGCAGGCGTCGACGTCGTCCTGTCGGTGCCCGCCACGGGGCTGCCGGAGGTGCTGCACTGGGGCCCCGACCTCGGCGACCTCGGGGACGGCGCGGAGCTCCGGTCGGCTCTCGGTCGCACCGTCTCCTCGAGCGCGCTCGACGCCCCGTGGCCCCTGACCCTCCTGCCCGGCGAGCACGACGGGTGGGCCGGACGGCCGGGGTTCGCCGGGTCGCGCGAGGGGCAGCTCCTCCTCCCGGCGTGGGGCGCGACGCAGGTCGAGACCGGCGACGGGGTGCTCGACCTGACCGCCACCGCCGACGGCCTGCTGCTGCGCACCCGGCTGCACCTGGACCACGCGGGCGTCCTGCGGGTCCGCCACGAGCTGGAGAACACGGGTGCCACGCCCGTCGACGTCGCGGCGCTCGAGGCGTCCGTGCCCGTGGGTGACGCGGCCGCCGAGCTGCTGGACCTCACGGGCCGCTGGACCCGCGAGCGCAGCCCGCAGCGCCGCCCGCTCACGCAGGGCAGCCACGCGCGCGAGACCCGGCGCGGCCGCACGGGGCACGACGCCCCCACCCTGCTGGTGGCCGGCACCCCGGGCTTCGGCTCGGGCCGCGGGGAGGTGTGGGCGGTGCACCTGGCGTGGAGCGCCGACGCCGTGTACCGGGTGGACGCGCTGCCCGAGGCGCCGACGGTCCTGGGCGCCGGCGTGCTGCTGCGCCCGGGCGAGGTGCAGCTCGCCGCCGGCGAGCGGCTGCGCACGCCGGACGCCGTGTTCGTCTGGTCGGACGCCGGGCTGGACGGGCTCGGTGACCGGCTGCACGCGTCGCTGCGCGCCCGGCCCGGCCACCCCCGCGGCGCGCGGCCGGTCACGCTGAACACCTGGGAGGCCGTCTACTTCCGGCACGACCTGCCGGCGCTGACGCGGCTCGCGGAGGTGGCCGCGGACGTGGGCGTCGAGCGGTTCGTGCTGGACGACGGCTGGTTCCACGGTCGGCGCGACGACCGCCGGGGGCTGGGTGACTGGTGGACGGACGCCGGGGTGTGGCCCGACGGTCTCGCCCCGCTCGCGGGCGTGGTGCACGGGCTCGGCATGGAGCTGGGGCTGTGGGTCGAGCCGGAGATGGTCAACCCGGACTCCGAGCTGGCGCGCGCGCACCCCGAGTGGCTGCTGCACCCGGCAGGCGCCCCCGGCCGGACCTGGCGGCACCAGCACGTCCTGGACGTGGCGCGGCCCGAGGTCGCCGCGTACCTGCTGAAGGCGATCTCCGCGGTGGTCACGGCCTCCGGGGTCGGCTACCTGAAGTGGGACCAGAACCGCGACCTGCTGGAGGCGGTCCACGACGGGCAGGCGGGCGTCGTCCGGCACACCGAGGCGGTGTACGCGCTGATCGACGCCGTGCGGGAGCGCCACCCCGGCCTGGAGGTGGAGTCGTGCGCGTCGGGCGGTGCGCGCGTCGACCTGGGGATCCTCGAGCGCACCGACCGGGTGTGGGCGTCCGACACCAACGACCCCCTGGAGCGCCTGGAGATCCAGCGCTGGACCGAGCTGCTGGTCCCCCCGGAGCTCATCGGGTCGCACGTCGGGCCGGAGCGCGCGCACACCACGCGCCGCGTGTCCGACCTGGGGCTGCGGATCGCCGTCGCGCTCGTCGGGTCCGCCGGCGTCGAGTGGGACATCACCGGGTGCACGCCTGCGGAGCTGGACCAGCTCCGGTCCGGCATCGCGGCGTACCGGCGGCTGCGCGGGCTGCTCCACACCGGGTCCGTCCGGCACCCCGAGCAGCCCGACCCGGGCCTGCAGGTCACGCAGGTGGTCGCGCCGGACCGCTCGGCGGCGGTGGTGCGGGTGGCGCGCACCACCACGGGACCGCGCGCGCTGCCCACGGTGCTGCGGGTGCCCGGCCTCGACGCCGCCGGCCGCTACCGGGTGCGCCCCGTGCCCGAGCTGGTGCTCCCGGCGACGCTGGACGTGCAGCCGCCGCCGTGGCTCGCCCGCGGCGAGGTGCAGCTCGGTGGTGCCGCGCTGGCCGGTGCCGGGGTGCGCCTGCCGCTGCTCGCGCCCGGTCAGGCGCTCGTGCTGGAGGTGACGCGCGAGGGCTGA
- a CDS encoding glycoside hydrolase family 2 protein, with the protein MPSLSLDGPWTVTALSGEVPPHLLGRDVPAAVPGCVHLDLLAAGLIDEPFDADNEAAQQWIGSTVWRYARTFTWAPDGEDRHDLVALGLDTLATVVLNGTVVGQTANQNRSYRWSVDHLLVEGGNRLEITFDAPVPAAERRERENGGPLFHVNHHPYNALRKTASNFGWDWGIDVATSGIWQSIAVEGWSDVRIDAVRPLVDVAGDAGLLTAHVDLVDDGVPRTRPVRVTVSRDGRVRATATAGVRGSGAVTVAVPDVELWWPRGHGAQPLYDVEVAVLDGAAGEPGPRWTHALGFRTVRLRTEADAHGHPFEILVNDRPVHVRGANWIPDDAFVTRVDRDRLERRVADAVEANMNLLRIWGGGMYEADDLYEICTREGVLVWQDFLLACAAYGEEPWLAEEIEAEAREAVTRLSRHTSLVLWNGNNENLVGYAEWGWRGTLQGRTWGDDYYRRMFPEILAELDPTRPYIPGSPYSSDAHLSPNLPTDGTVHVWDVWNEKDYRAYTEWLPRFVAEFGFQGPAAWTTLFDVVHDTPLDPDGAELLVHQKANNGNLKLARGLRGHLPEPRTIDDWHFATQLNQAHALRFGIAHFRSLAPYCTGTVVWQLNDDWPVVSWAAVDHGERRKPLWYALRDVYAPRFATLQPADPLAAPLVGSLAAGPADRYEASGGGEVTHALVLHNDTDEPVDGEAVLRRVRLDGDVVAQATVPVAVPARGVTRVPVPADVLASDDPAREIVTVDVPGVPRVVHDLAEVVDQALDPDALEAEVRTTPDGAVVTVRARSYVRDVTVLADRAHPDARVDDSLVSLLPGESAVFTLTAGVPLEAAAVLDPRVLRHAGQLLGAPVGEPLAGAAAVATGAGA; encoded by the coding sequence ATGCCCTCCCTCAGCCTCGACGGCCCCTGGACGGTCACGGCCCTGTCGGGAGAGGTCCCGCCGCACCTGCTCGGGCGGGACGTCCCCGCCGCGGTCCCCGGGTGCGTCCACCTCGACCTGCTCGCGGCCGGCCTGATCGACGAGCCGTTCGACGCCGACAACGAGGCCGCCCAGCAGTGGATCGGCTCCACCGTCTGGCGCTACGCCCGCACGTTCACCTGGGCGCCCGACGGCGAGGACCGGCACGACCTCGTCGCCCTCGGCCTCGACACCCTGGCCACCGTGGTCCTCAACGGCACCGTCGTCGGGCAGACCGCGAACCAGAACCGCTCCTACCGCTGGAGCGTCGACCACCTGCTCGTCGAGGGCGGGAACCGCCTCGAGATCACCTTCGACGCCCCCGTCCCCGCCGCCGAGCGCCGCGAGCGCGAGAACGGCGGCCCGCTGTTCCACGTCAACCACCACCCGTACAACGCGCTGCGCAAGACGGCGTCGAACTTCGGCTGGGACTGGGGCATCGACGTCGCGACGTCGGGCATCTGGCAGTCGATCGCCGTCGAGGGCTGGAGCGACGTCCGCATCGACGCGGTGCGCCCGCTCGTGGACGTGGCCGGCGACGCCGGGCTGCTCACCGCGCACGTCGACCTCGTGGACGACGGCGTCCCCCGCACGCGCCCCGTGCGGGTCACCGTCTCCCGCGACGGCCGGGTCCGCGCGACCGCCACGGCCGGCGTCCGGGGGTCCGGTGCCGTGACCGTGGCCGTGCCCGACGTCGAGCTGTGGTGGCCCCGCGGGCACGGCGCCCAGCCGCTGTACGACGTCGAGGTCGCCGTCCTGGACGGGGCCGCCGGCGAGCCCGGGCCGCGGTGGACCCACGCGCTCGGGTTCCGCACCGTCCGGCTGCGCACCGAGGCCGACGCCCACGGCCACCCCTTCGAGATCCTCGTCAACGACCGGCCCGTGCACGTGCGCGGCGCCAACTGGATCCCGGACGACGCGTTCGTCACCCGCGTGGACCGCGACCGCCTGGAGCGCCGCGTCGCCGACGCCGTCGAGGCGAACATGAACCTGCTGCGCATCTGGGGCGGCGGCATGTACGAGGCGGACGACCTGTACGAGATCTGCACCCGCGAGGGCGTGCTCGTCTGGCAGGACTTCCTGCTGGCCTGCGCCGCCTACGGCGAGGAGCCCTGGCTCGCCGAGGAGATCGAGGCCGAGGCCCGCGAGGCCGTCACGCGCCTGAGCCGGCACACCAGCCTCGTGCTGTGGAACGGCAACAACGAGAACCTCGTCGGGTACGCCGAGTGGGGCTGGCGCGGGACGCTCCAGGGCCGCACCTGGGGCGACGACTACTACCGTCGGATGTTCCCCGAGATCCTGGCCGAGCTCGACCCGACCCGGCCGTACATCCCCGGCAGCCCCTACTCCTCCGACGCGCACCTGTCCCCCAACCTGCCGACCGACGGCACCGTGCACGTCTGGGACGTCTGGAACGAGAAGGACTACCGCGCGTACACCGAGTGGCTGCCGCGCTTCGTCGCCGAGTTCGGGTTCCAGGGGCCGGCCGCGTGGACGACGCTGTTCGACGTCGTCCACGACACGCCGCTCGACCCCGACGGCGCCGAGCTGCTGGTCCACCAGAAGGCGAACAACGGCAACCTCAAGCTCGCCCGCGGGCTGCGCGGGCACCTGCCCGAGCCGCGCACCATCGACGACTGGCACTTCGCGACGCAGCTCAACCAGGCGCACGCCCTGCGGTTCGGCATCGCGCACTTCCGGTCCCTCGCGCCGTACTGCACCGGGACGGTGGTGTGGCAGCTCAACGACGACTGGCCCGTGGTGTCCTGGGCGGCGGTCGACCACGGCGAGCGCCGCAAGCCGCTCTGGTACGCCCTGCGCGACGTGTACGCCCCGCGGTTCGCGACCCTCCAGCCGGCGGACCCGCTCGCCGCGCCGCTCGTGGGGTCGCTCGCCGCGGGCCCGGCCGACCGGTACGAGGCCTCGGGCGGCGGCGAGGTCACGCACGCGCTGGTGCTCCACAACGACACGGACGAGCCTGTCGACGGTGAGGCCGTCCTGCGGCGGGTGCGGCTGGACGGCGACGTCGTCGCGCAGGCCACGGTGCCGGTGGCGGTGCCCGCGCGCGGCGTGACGCGGGTCCCCGTGCCGGCCGACGTCCTGGCGTCCGACGACCCGGCGCGGGAGATCGTGACCGTGGACGTCCCCGGCGTCCCGCGGGTCGTGCACGACCTGGCGGAGGTCGTCGACCAGGCGCTCGACCCGGACGCGCTCGAGGCCGAGGTCCGCACCACGCCGGACGGGGCCGTCGTCACCGTCCGCGCCCGCTCCTACGTGCGCGACGTGACCGTGCTCGCCGACCGGGCGCACCCCGACGCCCGCGTCGACGACTCGCTGGTCAGCCTGCTGCCCGGGGAGTCGGCCGTGTTCACGCTCACGGCCGGGGTACCGCTGGAGGCTGCCGCGGTGCTCGACCCGCGCGTGCTGCGGCACGCGGGGCAGCTGCTGGGCGCGCCGGTGGGTGAGCCGCTGGCCGGCGCGGCGGCGGTCGCGACGGGAGCGGGCGCGTGA